From the genome of Impatiens glandulifera chromosome 9, dImpGla2.1, whole genome shotgun sequence, one region includes:
- the LOC124914917 gene encoding nuclear intron maturase 4, mitochondrial, with protein MMLAKFSRGGNQYLIEYWNRAVYRKVGVSFYSGGIDLASELACVVDESSSNSKQKRPRATTRLEHKKFLELSVKKKVKEQYQNGKFQNLLQRVIANPKTLEDAYNCIKTNGNVESSPEGDKMPYDSLANELFSGTFDVKANVYSISSRGNKKDKELLVLPNLKLKVVKEAIRIALETVYKPHFSKISYGCRSGRGHSNAIKYICSKEISSPDWWFTLLVNKKLDASILSKLISSMEDKIEDPKLYSLLRDMFDAQVLNLEFGSYPKGHGLPQEGILSPILMNIYLDMFDKEFYKLSMKYEALDENIESESYHSKLRSWFRGQIKEKSVLNETCGVRVRVRVHCCRFMDEIFFAASGPRHVALAFKSEVQNYLQSVLFLDVDQNEISTCNKESLRFLGILIERRVKETAAVRAVHKLKEKVKLFAEQKQEYWEVGTARIGKKWLAHGLKKVKESEIKHLEDRDSVLSRISCSYRKTGMETDHWYKALVKTWMMKELVNVRLASNEEFVLSKFVVEPSLPKELRDSFHEFQNRVDEYFSSETASTASLLPNSCEAVSSKTEAVAPVNVIRKRLQRYGLINAKGFPCASRFLILQDNTQIIDWFSGVIIRWLRWYRDCSNFNDVKVIICDQVRKSCIRTLAAKHRIDEHEIEKLFDSELSRIPLSEEEMENDIGEENNEELMYGLSNSGLCLLSLARMVNPTRPCNCFVFGCSEAAPSVYLLHVMERQKFPGWKTGFSSCIHPSLNKRKFGLCRKHLKDLYFGHISLQSINFGSW; from the exons ATGATGCTTGCAAAGTTTTCTAGGGGTGGCAATCAATACCTCATTGAATACTGGAACAG AGCTGTCTACAGGAAGGTTGGTGTATCTTTTTATTCCGGGGGAATAGATTTAGCATCGGAGTTAGCGTGTGTAGTTGACGAATCATCTTCCAACTCGAAACAAAAAAGACCAAGAGCAACAACCCGATTGGAGCACAAGAAATTTCTTGAACTCAGTGTAAAGAAGAAGGTGAAAGAGCAATATCAAAACGGGAAGTTTCAAAATCTCTTGCAAAGAGTGATCGCCAATCCAAAAACTCTCGAAGATGCTTATAACTGCATCAAAACGAATGGAAACGTTGAATCATCACCGGAGGGAGATAAAATGCCTTATGATTCCCTTGCAAATGAGCTCTTTTCAGGTACGTTTGATGTCAAGGCTAACGTTTACTCAATTTCATCAAGGggtaataaaaaagataaagaacTGCTTGTCCTCCCTAATCTCAAACTTAAAGTTGTGAAAGAAGCCATTCGCATAGCCTTGGAAACAGTTTACAAGCCCCATTTCTCCAAGATCTCGTATGGATGCAGAAGTGGAAGAGGGCATTCCAATGCTATAAAATACATCTGCAGCAAAGAAATTTCTAGTCCAGACTGGTGGTTTACATTGCTTGTCAACAAAAAACTTGATGCTTCTATCCTTTCTAAGCTCATTTCTTCCATGGAAGATAAGATAGAAGATCCCAAATTATATTCTCTTCTACGGGACATGTTTGATGCCCAAGTGCTGAATCTCGAGTTCGGTTCTTATCCAAAAGGACACGGTCTTCCTCAAGAGGGAATCTTATCCCCAATCTTGATGAACATATACCTCGATATGTTCGACAAGGAATTCTACAAGTTGTCAATGAAATACGAAGCTCTTGACGAGAATATCGAATCAGAGAGCTATCACTCCAAGCTAAGGAGTTGGTTCCGAGGACAGATTAAAGAAAAGAGTGTCTTAAATGAAACTTGTGGCGTAAGAGTAAGAGTAAGAGTACATTGTTGTCGTTTCATGGACGAAATATTCTTTGCTGCTTCTGGGCCGAGACATGTTGCTCTTGCTTTCAAATCCGAAGTACAAAACTACTTGCAGAGTGTTCTGTTTCTGGATGTGGATCAGAACGAGATATCGACTTGCAATAAGGAGAGCCTTCGTTTTCTAGGAATCCTAATCGAAAGGAGAGTGAAGGAAACAGCTGCTGTGAGGGCTGTTCACAAGTTGAAAGAAAAGGTTAAGTTGTTCGCCGAGCAGAAACAGGAGTATTGGGAAGTGGGGACCGCTAGGATCGGGAAGAAATGGCTGGCTCACGGGCTAAAGAAGGTTAAAGAATCGGAGATCAAGCATTTGGAAGATAGAGATTCGGTTTTGAGTCGGATCTCATGTAGTTATCGGAAAACCGGGATGGAAACTGATCATTGGTATAAAGCCTTGGTGAAGACATGGATGATGAAAGAGTTGGTCAATGTTAGATTGGCTTCGAATGAAGAATTCGTCCTGTCTAAGTTCGTCGTAGAACCGTCACTTCCTAAAGAATTACGAGATTCCTTTCATGAATTTCAGAATCGCGTTGACGAGTATTTTTCATCCGAAACAGCTTCGACTGCTTCTCTATTGCCAAATTCATGCGAAGCCGTCAGCTCGAAGACAGAGGCGGTTGCTCCTGTTAATGTTATAAGAAAACGTCTTCAACGGTATGGTTTGATAAACGCAAAAGGATTCCCATGTGCATCCAGATTCCTTATATTACAAGATAATACTCAAATAATTGACTGGTTTTCAGGAGTAATTATCAGGTGGCTAAGGTGGTATAGGGACTGCAGTAATTTCAACGATGTAAAGGTTATTATTTGTGATCAGGTTAGGAAATCTTGCATTAGAACACTGGCGGCTAAGCATAGGATCGATGAACATGAAATAGAGAAACTTTTTGATTCGGAATTGAGTAGAATTCCTTTGTCGGAAGAAGAGATGGAAAACGATATAGGAGAGGAGAATAACGAGGAGTTAATGTATGGGTTATCAAATAGCGGGTTGTGTTTGTTATCATTGGCGAGAATGGTTAATCCGACGAGGCCATGCAACTGCTTCGTGTTTGGATGCTCGGAAGCAGCACCGAGCGTTTACTTACTGCATGTGATGGAGAGGCAGAAGTTTCCGGGTTGGAAGACTGGTTTTTCGAGCTGTATTCATCCAAgcttaaataaaagaaaatttgggCTGTGTAGGAAACACTTGAAAGATCTTTACTttggtcatatttcacttcaaTCTATCAATTTTGGTTCTTGGTGA